The genomic stretch ttagtatgccattcaatgtttttatgttttttcttaAGAGCATGCTATACAgcaatttgttgtctccgtcttgcaAGTGCTTTATAttgcaaatttacgttcagaagATAAGGATTAACTcggttggtttaaaaattaaagtgaatcgaccaaatatgaaacttgatggcGAGAACATTAACTGTGttcgtatgttggtttttttttatgattgtcaGTTCTTAAGTTCAAgtgcccacgaataatatttctaaattataaaaaaaaataagaaaaaccatatatgatattcgtaaaaaatatatattatgtatattaaatgtaaaaatcacaatataatctatacttaaCATTATAAAGAGAAAATGTTTGATTGTCTGTAACGAATAAATCCTAAAAAATAAAGGGTATAAATCCCTTGTTTGTGAACCTAGTCCTGAGCGATTTTTCTTTGACCAACCGATTATCAATTGTAGGTTCTAATCGATTTCACCAGTTAATCGTATATCCGACtgatcaatacatttatcactccgctcaaaatctaaaatattgtaaatattcattgttttttgaaacatcatattatcattacagaTGAAACGTCCAATGCTGATTTAGTAGATAAGGAAAAAGGTGAGTATTTAAATTAGATCTTTGaatatcaaaactatttttcatagTATATCAGTATGCCATTCATTGTTTTTTGaaacatcatattatcattacagaTGAAACGTCCAATGCTGATTTAGTAGATAAGGAAAAAGGTGAGTATTTAAATTAGATCTTTGaatatcaaaactatttttcatagtatattagtatgccATTCAATGTTTCTATGTTTTTTCTTAAGAGCATGCTATACAgcaatttgttgtctccgtcttgcaAGTGCTTTATATTGCAAATTGACGTTCAGAAGATCAGGTTTAACTcggttggtttaaaaattaaagtgaatcgaccaaatatgaaacttgatggcGAGAACATTAACTGTGttcgtatgttggttttttttatgattgtcaGTTCTTAAGTTCAAgtgcccacgaataatatttctaaattatacaaaaaaataagaaaaaccatataatatgatattcgtaaaaaatatatattatgtatataaaatgtaaaaatcacaatataatcTATTCTTAACATTATAAAGAGAAAATGTTTGATTGTTTGTAACGAATAAATCCTAAAAAATAAAGGGTATAAATCCCTTGTTTGTGAAGCTAGGCCTGAGCGATTTTTCTTTGACCAACCGATTATCAATTGTAGGTTCTAATCGATTTCACCAGTTAATCGGATATCCGACcgatcaatacatttatcactccgctcagaatgtaaaatattgtaaatattcattgttttttgaaacatcatataattatcattacagATGAAACGTCCAATGCTGatttattacgtaatattttgaaaaaaggtgagtatttaatttagatctttgaatatcaaaaatatttttcatagtatattagtatgccattcgatgtttttatgtttttttcttaagaGCATGCTATACAgcaatttgttgtctccgtcttacaagtgtttAATGTTGCTAATTTACGTTCAGAAGATTAGGTTTAACTcggttgttttaaaaattaaagtgaatcgaccaaatatgaaacttgatggcGAGAACATTAACTGTGttcgtatgttggttttttttatgattgtcaGTTCTTAAGTTCAAgtgcccacgaataatatttctaaattatacaaaaaaataagaaaaaccatataatatgatattcgtaaaaaatatatattatgtatataaaatgtaaaaatcacaatataatcTATTCTTAACATTATAAAGAGAAAATGTTTGATTGTTTGTAACGAATAAATCCTAAAAAATAAAGGGTATAAATCCCTTGTTTGTGAAGCTAGGCCTGAGCGATTTTTCTTTGACCAACCGATTATCAATTGTAGGTTCTAATCGATTTCACCAGTTAATCGGATATCCGACcgatcaatacatttatcactccgctcagaatgtaaaatattgtaaatattcattgttttttgaaacatcatataattatcattacagATGAAACGTCCAATGCTGatttattacgtaatattttgaaaaaaggtgagtatttaatttagatctttgaatatcaaaaatatttttcatagtatattagtatgccattcgatgtttttatgtttttttcttaagaGCATGCTATACAgcaatttgttgtctccgtcttacaagtgtttAATGTTGCTAATTTACGTTCAGAAGATTAGGTTTAACTcggttgttttaaaaattaaagtgaatcgaccaaatatgaaacttgatggcGAGAACATTAACTGTGttcgtatgttggtttttttttatgattgtcaGTTCTTAAGTTCAAgtgcccacgaataatatttctaaattataaaaaaaataagtaaaaccatatatgatattcgtaaaaaatatatattatgtatattaaatgtaaaaatcacaatataatctatacttaaCATTATAAAGAGAAAATGTTTGATTGTCTGTAACGAATAAATCCTAAAAAATAAAGGGTATAAATCCCTTGTTTGTGAACCTAGTCCTGAGCGATTTTTCTTTGACCAACCGATTATCAATTGTAGGTTCTAATCGATTTCACCAGTTAATCGTATATCCGACtgatcaatacatttatcactccgctcagaatgtaaaatattgtaaatattcattgttttttgaaacatcatattatcattacagaTGAAACGTCCAATGCTGATTTAGTAGATAAGGAAA from Acyrthosiphon pisum isolate AL4f unplaced genomic scaffold, pea_aphid_22Mar2018_4r6ur Scaffold_14505;HRSCAF=15153, whole genome shotgun sequence encodes the following:
- the LOC103311693 gene encoding uncharacterized protein LOC103311693 isoform X5 → MPFNVFMFFLKSMLYSNLLSPSCKCFILQIYVQKIRINSVGLKIKVNRPNMKLDGENINCVHETSNADLVDKEKDETSNADLVDKEKDETSNADLLRNILKKDETSNADLLRNILKKDETSNADLVDKEKDETSNADLVDKEKEHAIQQFVVSVLQVLYIAN
- the LOC103311693 gene encoding myb-like protein X isoform X2, which gives rise to MPFNVFMFFLKSMLYSNLLSPSCKCFILQIYVQKIRINSVGLKIKVNRPNMKLDGENINCVHETSNADLVDKEKDETSNADLVDKEKDETSNADLLRNILKKDETSNADLLRNILKKDETSNADLVDKEKDETSNADLVDKEKDETSNADLVDKEKDETSNADLVDKEKDETSNADLVDKEKGEYLN
- the LOC103311693 gene encoding uncharacterized protein LOC103311693 isoform X6 is translated as MPFNVFMFFLKSMLYSNLLSPSCKCFILQIYVQKIRINSVGLKIKVNRPNMKLDGENINCVHETSNADLVDKEKDETSNADLLRNILKKDETSNADLVDKEKDETSNADLVDKEKDETSNADLVDKEKDETSNADLVDKEKEHAIQQFVVSVLQVLYIAN
- the LOC103311693 gene encoding myb-like protein X isoform X1, with the translated sequence MPFNVFMFFLKSMLYSNLLSPSCKCFILQIYVQKIRINSVGLKIKVNRPNMKLDGENINCVHETSNADLVDKEKDETSNADLVDKEKDETSNADLLRNILKKDETSNADLLRNILKKDETSNADLVDKEKDETSNADLVDKEKDETSNADLVDKEKDETSNADLVDKEKEHAIQQFVVSVLQVLYIAN
- the LOC103311693 gene encoding myb-like protein X isoform X3; this encodes MPFNVFMFFLKSMLYSNLLSPSCKCFILQIYVQKIRINSVGLKIKVNRPNMKLDGENINCVHETSNADLVDKEKDETSNADLVDKEKDETSNADLLRNILKKDETSNADLVDKEKDETSNADLVDKEKDETSNADLVDKEKDETSNADLVDKEKEHAIQQFVVSVLQVLYIAN
- the LOC103311693 gene encoding uncharacterized protein LOC103311693 isoform X7 → MPFNVFMFFLKSMLYSNLLSPSCKCFILQIYVQKIRINSVGLKIKVNRPNMKLDGENINCVHETSNADLVDKEKDETSNADLVDKEKDETSNADLVDKEKDETSNADLVDKEKDETSNADLVDKEKDETSNADLVDKEKEHAIQQFVVSVLQVLYIAN